One window from the genome of Actinoplanes teichomyceticus ATCC 31121 encodes:
- a CDS encoding acetylornithine transaminase codes for MTLVERWQQSLMNNYGTPSIGLVKGEGAVLTAEDGKQYVDFLGGIAVNALGHAHPAVVAAVTAQIQQVGHVSNLYIAEPPVALAELLLALAGRAGRVLFTNSGAEANEAAFKLSRLTGRTHVVATEGAFHGRTMGALALTGQPAKRDPFRPLPGDVTHVRYGDVAALEEAVTGETAMLILEPIQGENGVVVPPAGYLAAAREICTRHGALLVLDEVQTGIGRTGHWFHHQSEGVEPDVITLAKGLGGGLPLGACIAFGTAAELFTPGSHGTTFGGNPIACAAGLAVVRTIASEGLLDHVKRVGEQLRRGIEGLNHPYVKHVRGAGLLLGVVLDRPASAQIAAKLRDAGFLVNAPQPDVIRLAPPLIISSDQADALIAALDGTR; via the coding sequence ATGACGCTCGTCGAGCGCTGGCAGCAGTCCCTGATGAACAACTACGGCACCCCCTCGATCGGCCTGGTCAAGGGCGAGGGGGCGGTGCTCACCGCGGAGGACGGCAAGCAGTACGTCGACTTCCTCGGCGGCATCGCGGTCAACGCGCTGGGCCACGCCCACCCCGCCGTGGTCGCCGCGGTCACCGCTCAGATCCAGCAGGTCGGGCACGTCTCGAACCTGTACATCGCGGAGCCGCCGGTGGCTCTGGCGGAGCTGCTGCTGGCCCTGGCCGGGCGCGCCGGGCGGGTGCTGTTCACCAACTCCGGCGCGGAGGCCAACGAGGCCGCGTTCAAGCTGTCCCGGCTGACCGGCCGCACGCACGTCGTCGCCACCGAGGGCGCGTTCCACGGCCGCACCATGGGCGCCTTGGCCCTGACCGGCCAGCCGGCGAAGCGGGATCCGTTCCGGCCGCTGCCGGGAGACGTCACCCACGTCCGGTACGGCGACGTCGCCGCGCTCGAGGAGGCGGTGACCGGCGAGACCGCGATGCTGATCCTGGAGCCGATCCAGGGGGAGAACGGTGTGGTCGTGCCCCCGGCCGGCTATCTCGCCGCGGCCCGGGAGATCTGCACCCGGCACGGCGCCCTGCTGGTGCTCGACGAGGTGCAGACCGGCATCGGCCGGACCGGCCACTGGTTCCACCACCAGAGTGAGGGCGTGGAGCCGGACGTGATCACCCTGGCCAAGGGGCTGGGCGGGGGCCTGCCGCTGGGCGCGTGCATCGCGTTCGGGACGGCGGCCGAGCTGTTCACCCCGGGCTCGCACGGCACCACCTTCGGCGGCAACCCGATCGCCTGCGCGGCCGGTCTCGCGGTGGTCCGCACGATCGCCAGCGAGGGGCTGCTGGACCACGTCAAGCGGGTGGGCGAGCAGCTGCGACGCGGGATCGAGGGCCTGAACCATCCGTACGTCAAGCACGTGCGCGGCGCCGGCCTGCTGCTCGGCGTCGTCCTCGACCGGCCGGCGTCCGCGCAGATCGCGGCGAAGCTGCGCGACGCGGGCTTCCTGGTCAACGCCCCCCAGCCGGACGTCATCCGGCTCGCCCCACCCCTGATCATCTCCTCCGATCAGGCGGACGCCCTGATCGCTGCCCTGGACGGTACCCGGTGA
- the egtB gene encoding ergothioneine biosynthesis protein EgtB: MTTPDKDLIAAELDRARARTALLTDAVDDDDLTRQHSTLMSPLVWDLAHVGNQEELWLVRDVGGRQPIRQDIDHLYDAFKHARRDRPTLPLLDPAEARRYVAQVRDKALDVLDRVRLDERPLVAGGFAFGMIVQHEQQHDETMLATHQLRSGAPVLSAPPPPPGDRRVRGEALIPGGPFTMGTDTDPWALDNERPAHVVDVPAFLIDVAPVSNAAYAAFIDAGGYDDPRFWSERGWAHRQEAGLAAPMHWFRDGDSWMYRRFGHVEPVRMDEPVVHVCYFEAEAYARWAGKRLPTEAEWEKAARWDPATGRSRRYPWGDEAPGPEHANLGQRHLAPAPVGAYPAGASPLGVHQLIGDVWEWTSTGWHGYPGFRVFPYAEYSEVFFGGDYRVLRGGSFGTDPAACRGTFRNWDHPIRRQIFSGFRCARDLP; encoded by the coding sequence ATGACCACCCCGGACAAGGACCTGATCGCCGCGGAGCTGGACCGGGCCCGGGCCCGCACCGCCCTGCTCACCGACGCGGTCGACGACGACGACCTGACCCGCCAGCACTCCACGCTGATGTCGCCGCTGGTCTGGGACCTGGCACACGTCGGCAACCAGGAGGAGCTGTGGCTGGTCCGGGACGTCGGCGGGCGCCAGCCGATCCGGCAGGACATCGACCACCTGTACGACGCGTTCAAGCACGCCCGCCGCGACCGCCCGACCCTGCCGCTGCTCGACCCGGCCGAGGCCCGCAGGTACGTCGCGCAGGTCCGCGACAAGGCGCTCGACGTGCTGGACCGGGTGCGGCTGGACGAGCGGCCGCTGGTCGCCGGCGGATTCGCGTTCGGGATGATCGTGCAGCACGAGCAGCAGCACGACGAGACCATGCTCGCCACCCACCAGCTGCGCTCCGGCGCTCCGGTGCTGTCCGCGCCGCCGCCCCCGCCGGGCGACCGCCGGGTCCGCGGCGAGGCGCTGATCCCGGGCGGGCCGTTCACCATGGGCACCGACACCGACCCGTGGGCGCTGGACAACGAGCGGCCCGCGCACGTCGTGGACGTCCCGGCGTTCCTGATCGACGTGGCGCCGGTGAGCAACGCGGCGTACGCGGCGTTCATCGACGCGGGCGGCTACGACGATCCCCGGTTCTGGAGCGAGCGCGGCTGGGCGCACCGGCAGGAGGCCGGGCTGGCCGCGCCGATGCACTGGTTCCGCGACGGCGACTCCTGGATGTACCGGCGGTTCGGTCACGTCGAGCCGGTCCGCATGGACGAGCCGGTGGTGCACGTCTGCTACTTCGAGGCCGAGGCGTACGCCAGGTGGGCCGGCAAGCGGCTGCCCACCGAGGCCGAGTGGGAGAAGGCGGCCCGGTGGGACCCGGCGACCGGCCGTTCCCGGCGCTACCCGTGGGGCGACGAAGCGCCCGGGCCGGAGCACGCCAACCTGGGGCAGCGGCACCTGGCCCCGGCGCCGGTCGGGGCGTACCCGGCGGGCGCCTCGCCGCTCGGCGTGCACCAGCTGATCGGCGACGTCTGGGAGTGGACCTCGACCGGTTGGCACGGCTACCCGGGGTTCCGGGTGTTCCCGTACGCCGAGTACTCCGAGGTGTTCTTCGGCGGCGACTACCGGGTGCTGCGCGGCGGCTCGTTCGGCACCGACCCGGCCGCCTGCCGGGGGACGTTCCGCAACTGGGACCACCCGATCCGGCGGCAGATCTTCAGCGGCTTCCGGTGTGCCCGGGACCTGCCCTGA
- a CDS encoding arginine repressor, which produces MTSAVTRAGRHARIVELIRSRTVRSQTELADLLAGDGVQVTQATLSRDLEELNAVKVSGAYLIPEDGKRPLRETTGQGPARLIRLLRELLTGVDSSGNIAVLRTPPGAAQFLASALDRSGLSDVVGTIAGDDTILVVARDNGPTSGAALAEKLGNWSRSDTDQREENRP; this is translated from the coding sequence GTGACGTCGGCGGTGACCCGAGCGGGGCGGCATGCCCGGATCGTCGAGCTGATCCGGAGCCGTACGGTGCGCTCCCAGACCGAACTGGCCGACCTGCTCGCCGGCGACGGCGTGCAGGTCACCCAGGCCACGCTGTCGCGCGACCTGGAGGAGCTGAACGCGGTCAAGGTCAGCGGCGCCTACCTGATCCCGGAGGACGGCAAGCGTCCGCTGCGCGAGACCACCGGGCAGGGGCCGGCGCGGCTGATCCGGCTGCTGCGGGAGCTGCTGACCGGGGTGGACTCCAGCGGCAACATCGCGGTCCTACGCACCCCGCCGGGCGCGGCGCAGTTCCTGGCCAGCGCGCTGGACCGGTCCGGACTCTCGGACGTCGTCGGCACCATCGCCGGCGACGACACCATCCTGGTGGTGGCCCGGGACAACGGGCCCACGTCGGGCGCCGCCCTCGCCGAGAAACTCGGCAACTGGAGCCGGTCGGACACCGACCAGCGTGAGGAGAACCGCCCATGA
- the argC gene encoding N-acetyl-gamma-glutamyl-phosphate reductase, with translation MGIRVAVAGASGYAGGELLRLLAGHPEFDLIAATAHSQAGQHVTSVHPQLTGLDLTLGATDAATLGDADLVFLALPHGQSAAVAAQLPAGVRVVDLGADFRLRSAEQWTRYYGGGHAGTWTYGLPELPGARAAIAASDRVANTGCYAATIILALAPLIASGVADPADVVVVASSGTSGAGRNAKAHLLASEIMGDLTPYKVGAHQHVAEIKQATGAASLSMTPILAPMPRGILATVTAKRSNGGDPREALQAAYADEPFVHVLPEGAWPHTAATAGSNSCHLQATVDVDSGRIIVVSALDNLGKGAAGQAVQNANIMFGLPETAGLSVYGVAP, from the coding sequence ATGGGAATCCGGGTCGCGGTGGCCGGGGCAAGCGGGTATGCCGGCGGGGAGTTGCTGCGCCTGCTGGCCGGGCACCCCGAGTTCGACCTGATCGCGGCGACCGCGCACAGTCAGGCCGGTCAGCACGTGACGTCGGTGCACCCGCAGCTCACCGGGCTGGACCTGACGCTCGGCGCCACCGACGCCGCCACGCTCGGCGACGCCGACCTGGTCTTTCTCGCCCTGCCGCACGGGCAGTCGGCGGCCGTCGCCGCGCAGCTGCCGGCCGGGGTCCGGGTGGTCGACCTGGGCGCCGACTTCCGGCTGCGGAGCGCCGAGCAGTGGACCCGTTACTACGGCGGCGGCCACGCCGGCACCTGGACCTACGGGCTGCCCGAGCTGCCCGGCGCCCGGGCCGCGATCGCGGCCTCCGACCGGGTGGCGAACACGGGTTGTTATGCGGCCACGATCATCCTGGCGCTGGCCCCGCTGATTGCCTCCGGCGTCGCCGACCCGGCCGACGTGGTGGTGGTGGCCAGCTCGGGCACCTCCGGCGCCGGCCGCAACGCCAAGGCGCACCTGCTGGCCAGCGAGATCATGGGCGATCTCACGCCGTACAAGGTGGGCGCGCACCAGCACGTCGCCGAGATCAAGCAGGCCACCGGCGCCGCCTCGCTGTCGATGACCCCGATCCTGGCGCCGATGCCGCGCGGCATCCTGGCCACGGTCACCGCGAAACGCTCCAACGGCGGCGACCCGCGCGAGGCGCTGCAGGCCGCCTACGCCGACGAGCCGTTCGTGCACGTGCTGCCCGAGGGCGCCTGGCCGCACACCGCGGCCACCGCGGGTTCCAACTCGTGCCATCTGCAGGCCACGGTGGATGTCGACTCCGGGCGCATCATCGTCGTGAGCGCGCTCGACAACCTCGGCAAGGGCGCGGCCGGCCAGGCGGTGCAGAACGCCAACATCATGTTCGGCCTGCCGGAGACCGCGGGCCTGTCCGTCTACGGAGTCGCGCCATGA
- the egtC gene encoding ergothioneine biosynthesis protein EgtC codes for MCRHVAYLGPSVPLSAVLLDPPHALAHQAWAPRDMRGGGTINADGFGVGWYPGAGPPIRYRSAMPIWSDAALPALAAGTGAAAILAAVRSATVGMPVVETAAAPFADGRWLFSHNGVVRGFPGTLARLAAELPVEDLLTLDAPTDSAALFALLRHQLRAGKPAAEAVASLVRATREAAPGSRLNLLLTDGEQIVATTAGHALSVRAGDGAVLVASEPLDDDPSWRAVPDNHLLIATRTDVTMGET; via the coding sequence ATGTGTCGCCACGTGGCCTATCTGGGGCCGAGCGTGCCGCTGAGCGCGGTGTTGCTGGATCCGCCGCACGCCCTGGCCCACCAGGCCTGGGCGCCGCGGGACATGCGCGGTGGCGGCACCATCAACGCGGACGGTTTCGGGGTGGGCTGGTATCCCGGCGCCGGCCCGCCGATCCGGTACCGCAGCGCCATGCCGATCTGGTCGGACGCCGCGCTGCCGGCGCTGGCCGCCGGCACCGGCGCCGCCGCGATCCTGGCCGCGGTCCGCTCGGCCACGGTCGGGATGCCGGTGGTGGAGACCGCGGCCGCCCCGTTCGCCGACGGTCGCTGGCTGTTCAGCCACAACGGCGTGGTCCGCGGCTTCCCCGGCACGCTCGCCCGGCTCGCCGCCGAGCTGCCCGTCGAGGACCTGCTGACGCTCGACGCGCCGACCGACTCGGCGGCGCTGTTCGCCCTGCTCCGGCACCAACTGCGGGCCGGGAAACCGGCCGCGGAGGCGGTCGCCTCGCTGGTGCGCGCCACCCGGGAGGCGGCGCCCGGCTCGCGGCTGAACCTGCTGCTCACCGACGGGGAACAGATCGTCGCGACCACCGCCGGTCACGCGCTGTCGGTGCGCGCCGGCGACGGCGCGGTGCTGGTCGCCTCCGAACCGCTCGACGACGACCCGTCCTGGCGGGCCGTCCCGGACAACCATCTGCTGATCGCCACGCGTACCGACGTGACCATGGGAGAGACATGA
- the egtD gene encoding L-histidine N(alpha)-methyltransferase, with the protein MTSLERHLDERDLARSLRADVRDGLAADPKRLPPKWFYDARGSRLFEDITRLPEYYPTRTERSILTANAAAVARITEAKTLVELGSGSSEKTRLLLDALLSRGTLGAFVPLDVSESALAEAVEGLSVAYPGLSITGVVGDLTRHLRQLPDGDSRLVAFLGGTLGNLVPAERAAFLGDLRATLHPGEWLLLGVDLVKDPAVLVPAYDDAAGVTAEFNRNVLHVINRELRADFDPLAFEHVAVWDADREWIEMRLRSVRAQRVHVGELDLTVSFAAGEQMRTEVSAKFRRAGLAGELAASGFALRHWWTDPRSWFGVALAQAAPIPGTTSAARP; encoded by the coding sequence ATGACTTCGCTGGAGCGGCATCTCGACGAGCGTGACCTGGCCCGGTCGCTGCGGGCCGACGTGCGCGACGGCCTCGCCGCCGACCCGAAACGGCTGCCGCCGAAGTGGTTCTACGACGCCCGGGGCAGCCGGCTGTTCGAGGACATCACCCGGCTGCCGGAGTACTACCCGACCCGTACCGAACGCTCGATCCTGACCGCCAACGCCGCCGCCGTCGCCCGGATCACCGAGGCGAAGACCCTGGTGGAGCTCGGCTCCGGTTCGTCGGAGAAGACCCGGCTGCTGCTCGACGCGCTGCTGTCGCGGGGCACTCTCGGGGCGTTCGTGCCGCTCGACGTGTCCGAATCCGCCCTCGCCGAGGCGGTCGAGGGGCTCAGCGTCGCCTACCCCGGGCTGAGCATCACCGGCGTGGTCGGCGACCTGACCCGCCACCTGCGCCAGCTGCCCGACGGCGACAGCCGGTTGGTGGCCTTCCTCGGCGGGACGCTCGGCAACCTGGTGCCCGCCGAGCGGGCCGCGTTCCTCGGCGACCTGCGGGCCACCCTGCATCCGGGGGAATGGCTGCTGCTCGGCGTCGACCTGGTCAAGGACCCCGCCGTGCTGGTCCCGGCCTACGACGACGCGGCCGGGGTGACCGCCGAGTTCAACCGCAACGTGCTGCACGTGATCAACCGGGAGCTGCGGGCCGATTTCGATCCGCTGGCCTTCGAGCACGTCGCGGTGTGGGACGCCGACCGCGAGTGGATCGAGATGCGGCTGCGCTCGGTACGGGCGCAGCGGGTCCACGTCGGCGAGCTCGACCTCACCGTCTCGTTCGCCGCCGGCGAACAGATGCGGACCGAGGTCTCGGCCAAGTTCCGCCGCGCCGGGCTGGCGGGCGAGCTGGCCGCGTCGGGCTTCGCCCTCCGCCACTGGTGGACCGATCCGCGGTCCTGGTTCGGCGTCGCTCTGGCCCAGGCGGCGCCGATTCCCGGTACGACCAGCGCCGCCCGCCCGTAG
- the argF gene encoding ornithine carbamoyltransferase translates to MTLRHFLRDDDLSPQEQAEVLDLAVEMKANRFAFTPLAGPRSVAVFFDKASLRTRLSFEAGIAELGGQPIIVDTQNTHFGRGETLSDAGRVVSRYVAAMVYRTHGDERLAELASGVDVPVINALSDGFHPCQLLADLLTIRERLGAPAGRTLAYVGDAANNMAHSYLLAGATAGMHVRVAGPSGFDPAPAVVGRASEIAAWTGGSVEVLRDPREAVDGAHVVATDTWTSMGQEDDGKDRLTPFRPYQVNQELLRAAAPEAIVLHCLPAHRGEEITDEVMDGPRSVVFDEAENRLHAQKALLAWLLAVNEK, encoded by the coding sequence GTGACCCTGCGCCACTTCCTCCGCGACGACGACCTGAGCCCGCAGGAGCAGGCCGAGGTCCTCGACCTGGCCGTCGAGATGAAGGCGAACCGGTTCGCCTTCACCCCGCTCGCCGGGCCCCGCTCGGTCGCGGTCTTCTTCGACAAGGCGAGCCTGCGCACCCGGCTGTCGTTCGAGGCCGGCATCGCCGAGCTGGGCGGCCAGCCGATCATCGTGGACACCCAGAACACCCACTTCGGCCGGGGCGAGACCCTGTCCGACGCGGGCCGGGTCGTCTCCCGGTACGTCGCCGCCATGGTCTACCGCACGCACGGCGACGAGCGGCTGGCCGAGCTCGCCTCCGGGGTGGACGTGCCGGTGATCAACGCGCTCTCCGATGGCTTCCACCCCTGCCAGCTGCTGGCCGACCTGCTGACCATCCGGGAGCGGCTGGGCGCGCCCGCCGGCCGGACCCTGGCGTACGTCGGGGACGCCGCCAACAACATGGCGCACTCCTATCTGCTGGCCGGCGCCACCGCCGGGATGCACGTGCGGGTGGCCGGCCCGTCCGGTTTCGACCCGGCCCCGGCCGTGGTCGGCCGCGCGTCGGAGATCGCCGCGTGGACCGGCGGTTCGGTCGAGGTGCTGCGCGACCCGCGCGAGGCGGTGGACGGCGCGCACGTGGTGGCCACCGACACGTGGACGTCGATGGGCCAGGAGGACGACGGCAAGGACCGGCTCACCCCGTTCCGGCCGTACCAGGTGAACCAGGAGCTGCTCCGCGCCGCCGCGCCGGAGGCGATCGTGCTGCACTGCCTGCCCGCGCACCGCGGCGAGGAGATCACCGACGAGGTGATGGACGGTCCGCGCAGCGTGGTCTTCGACGAGGCGGAGAACCGCCTGCACGCCCAGAAGGCGCTGCTGGCCTGGCTGCTGGCGGTAAACGAGAAGTGA
- the argJ gene encoding bifunctional glutamate N-acetyltransferase/amino-acid acetyltransferase ArgJ has protein sequence MTVTHPKGFRASGVAAGLKASGNPDVALVVNDGPDYTAAGVFTANRVKAAPVLWSQQVLKGGVIRAVVLNSGGANACTGSQGFRDTHSTAEHTASVLRGAPKPMMIGPGDVAVCSTGLIGELLPMDRLLPGVNAAVKALSADGGPRAAEAIMTTDTVAKNAVAQRDGWSVGGIAKGAGMLAPALATMLVVLTTDASADNETLDAALRAATRVTFDRIDADGCMSTNDTVLLLASGASNRQPSLAELTAAVTEVCHDLAQQLIGDAEGATKHIAIEVAGAASEADAVQVGRTVAGNNLVKTAFFGNDPNWGRILAAVGTTSAAFEPDRVDVAINGVWVCRNGAAAEDRSKVDLSGRDVRVTINLHEGEMDATIWTTDLSHAYVHENSAYSS, from the coding sequence ATGACCGTCACCCATCCCAAGGGCTTCCGCGCCTCCGGCGTCGCCGCCGGGCTCAAGGCCAGCGGAAACCCGGACGTCGCCCTGGTCGTCAACGACGGCCCGGACTACACCGCGGCCGGGGTCTTCACCGCCAACCGGGTGAAGGCCGCGCCGGTGCTCTGGAGCCAGCAGGTGCTCAAGGGCGGGGTGATCCGCGCGGTGGTGCTCAACTCCGGCGGCGCCAACGCCTGCACCGGCTCGCAGGGCTTCCGTGACACGCACAGCACCGCCGAGCACACCGCCTCGGTGCTGCGCGGCGCGCCGAAGCCGATGATGATCGGTCCCGGTGACGTGGCGGTCTGCTCGACCGGCCTGATCGGCGAGCTGCTGCCGATGGACCGGCTGCTGCCCGGGGTGAACGCCGCGGTCAAGGCGCTGTCCGCGGACGGCGGGCCGAGGGCCGCCGAGGCGATCATGACCACCGACACGGTGGCGAAGAACGCGGTCGCCCAGCGCGACGGCTGGTCGGTCGGCGGCATCGCCAAGGGCGCCGGGATGCTCGCCCCGGCGCTGGCCACCATGCTCGTGGTGCTCACCACCGACGCGTCGGCGGACAACGAGACGCTGGACGCGGCGCTGCGCGCGGCCACCCGGGTCACCTTCGACCGGATCGACGCCGACGGCTGCATGTCGACCAACGACACCGTGCTGCTGCTGGCCAGCGGCGCCTCGAACCGGCAGCCGTCGCTCGCCGAGCTGACCGCCGCGGTCACCGAGGTCTGCCACGACCTGGCCCAGCAGCTGATCGGGGACGCCGAGGGGGCCACCAAGCACATCGCGATCGAGGTGGCCGGCGCGGCCAGCGAGGCCGACGCGGTGCAGGTGGGCCGGACGGTGGCGGGCAACAACCTGGTCAAGACCGCGTTCTTCGGCAACGACCCGAACTGGGGCCGGATCCTGGCCGCGGTCGGCACCACCAGCGCCGCCTTCGAGCCGGACCGGGTCGACGTGGCGATCAACGGTGTCTGGGTCTGCCGCAACGGCGCCGCCGCCGAGGACCGGTCGAAGGTCGACCTCTCCGGCCGCGACGTCCGGGTCACGATCAACCTGCACGAGGGCGAGATGGACGCGACGATCTGGACCACCGACCTGTCGCACGCCTACGTCCACGAGAACTCGGCGTACTCCTCGTGA
- the argB gene encoding acetylglutamate kinase: protein MNPQQKAEILVEALPWLERFHGSTIVIKYGGNAMIDPELQRAFAADMVFLRLVGLKPVVVHGGGPQINRMLTRLGIESEFRGGLRVTTPETMEVVRMVLTGQVGRELVGLINQHGPYAVGLSGEDARLFTAVRRGALVDGAEVDIGQVGDVEQVDTSAVDDLIAAGRIPVIATVAPDAAGVLHNVNADTAASALAVALGARKLVVLTDVPGLYTNWPDRTSLTTEIDADALAKLLPGLESGMVPKMEACLRAVRGGVPAAHVVDGRVAHSTLLEVFTEEGFGTMVVPS, encoded by the coding sequence GTGAACCCGCAGCAGAAGGCGGAGATCCTGGTCGAGGCGCTGCCGTGGCTGGAGCGTTTCCACGGCAGCACCATCGTGATCAAGTACGGCGGCAACGCCATGATCGACCCGGAGTTGCAGCGGGCGTTCGCGGCCGACATGGTCTTCCTGCGCCTCGTCGGCCTCAAACCGGTCGTGGTGCACGGCGGCGGCCCGCAGATCAACCGGATGCTGACCCGTCTCGGCATCGAGTCGGAGTTCCGCGGCGGCCTGCGGGTCACCACGCCGGAGACCATGGAGGTGGTCCGGATGGTGCTCACCGGTCAGGTGGGCCGCGAGCTGGTCGGCCTGATCAACCAGCACGGGCCGTACGCGGTGGGCCTGTCCGGCGAGGACGCCCGGCTGTTCACCGCGGTCCGCCGCGGCGCGCTGGTCGACGGCGCGGAGGTGGACATCGGTCAGGTCGGCGACGTCGAGCAGGTGGACACCTCGGCGGTCGACGACCTGATCGCGGCCGGCCGGATCCCGGTGATCGCCACGGTCGCGCCGGACGCCGCCGGTGTGCTGCACAACGTGAACGCCGACACCGCGGCGTCCGCGCTCGCGGTCGCGCTCGGCGCCCGCAAGCTGGTGGTCCTCACCGACGTGCCCGGCCTCTACACCAACTGGCCGGACCGCACCTCGCTGACCACCGAGATCGACGCGGACGCGCTGGCGAAGCTGCTGCCCGGCCTGGAGTCCGGGATGGTGCCCAAGATGGAGGCCTGCCTGCGCGCGGTGCGTGGCGGCGTGCCGGCCGCGCACGTGGTCGACGGCCGGGTCGCCCACTCGACGTTGCTCGAAGTCTTCACGGAAGAAGGATTCGGAACCATGGTGGTCCCCTCATGA